One segment of Pseudomonas pohangensis DNA contains the following:
- the gshB gene encoding glutathione synthase has translation MNIRLGIVMDPIADISFKKDSSLAMLLAAKTLGWSLFYMEQRDLYQKAGEARARMRPLQVFDNPQHWFELDSELDQPLSSLNVILMRKDPPFDNEFVYSTYLLEQAERDGVLIVNRPQSLRDCNEKLFATLFPQCTPPTLVSRRADILREFAEEQRDVILKPLDGMGGTSIFRHRQGDPNLSVILETLTANGSQQIMAQRYLPAIKDGDKRILMIDGEPVPYCLARIPAQGETRGNLAAGGRGEARPLSARDLEIASLVGPELRARGLLFVGLDVIGDFLTEINVTSPTCIREIDNAFDTQIGEKLMQVITARLASR, from the coding sequence ATGAACATCCGTTTGGGCATCGTAATGGATCCCATCGCCGACATTTCCTTCAAGAAGGATAGTTCCCTTGCAATGCTGCTGGCCGCCAAAACCCTTGGCTGGTCCCTGTTTTACATGGAACAGCGGGATCTTTACCAGAAGGCTGGCGAGGCCCGTGCCAGAATGCGCCCGCTTCAGGTTTTCGACAATCCGCAGCACTGGTTCGAGCTGGACAGCGAACTGGATCAGCCCCTTTCAAGCCTGAACGTGATCCTGATGCGCAAGGATCCCCCTTTCGACAACGAGTTCGTTTACAGCACTTACCTGCTCGAGCAGGCCGAACGTGACGGCGTCCTGATCGTCAACCGGCCACAAAGCCTGCGCGACTGCAACGAGAAGCTCTTTGCCACGTTATTCCCGCAGTGCACCCCACCTACGCTGGTAAGCCGGCGTGCAGACATCTTGCGCGAGTTCGCCGAGGAACAGCGTGACGTTATTCTCAAACCGCTGGACGGAATGGGCGGAACTTCGATCTTCCGGCACCGCCAGGGAGATCCAAACCTCTCGGTAATCCTTGAAACGCTTACCGCCAATGGCTCTCAACAAATAATGGCCCAGCGTTACCTGCCCGCCATCAAGGACGGTGACAAACGCATACTGATGATCGACGGCGAACCGGTACCCTATTGCCTGGCGCGCATTCCGGCACAAGGCGAGACCCGCGGTAACCTTGCTGCCGGCGGACGCGGCGAGGCGCGACCGCTGAGCGCTCGCGACCTCGAAATTGCCAGTCTGGTCGGTCCCGAACTGCGCGCACGCGGGCTGTTATTTGTCGGACTCGACGTGATCGGGGACTTCCTTACCGAAATCAATGTCACCAGTCCGACCTGTATCCGCGAGATAGATAACGCCTTTGATACGCAGATTGGCGAAAAACTGATGCAGGTGATCACTGCCAGGCTGGCCAGCCGCTGA
- a CDS encoding energy transducer TonB, whose amino-acid sequence MPPDSIPPELITTGIRPADRLGFTLFLAALIHLVLLLGVGFTFSKPELISRSLEITLASFKSDKPPEKADYLAQENQQGSGTLEHKAAPKTTEQAMFQDQEVRRVTPPSAPPPASQEPVKKTTVATRAPRPEKTPDKKKQQPQPKPAQQVTGFDSAQLSTAIASLEAELSQDVQRYAKRPKIQRLNAASTRRDKGAWYKDEWRKKVERIGNLNYPAEARHKRIYGSLRLLVSINRDGTLYEVLVLESSGQPILDQAALRIVRLAAPYTPFSGDLNEFDRLEIIRTWRFDRGDRLTSQ is encoded by the coding sequence ATGCCGCCTGATTCAATCCCGCCAGAATTAATCACCACAGGCATCCGCCCCGCGGACCGCCTTGGTTTTACGCTGTTTCTGGCAGCGCTGATTCATCTGGTCCTTCTCCTCGGCGTGGGCTTCACTTTTAGCAAGCCCGAGCTAATCAGCCGCAGCCTGGAAATCACGCTGGCCAGCTTCAAGAGTGACAAGCCCCCGGAGAAAGCCGACTACCTTGCCCAGGAAAACCAGCAAGGCAGCGGCACCCTGGAGCACAAAGCCGCACCCAAAACCACCGAACAGGCAATGTTTCAGGATCAGGAAGTGCGCCGGGTCACACCGCCTAGCGCACCACCGCCAGCCAGTCAGGAGCCCGTGAAGAAAACCACCGTTGCTACCCGCGCGCCGCGACCGGAGAAAACACCGGACAAAAAGAAACAACAACCGCAACCCAAGCCCGCGCAACAGGTCACCGGCTTCGATAGCGCCCAGCTCTCGACAGCCATCGCCAGCCTGGAAGCCGAGCTCAGTCAGGACGTCCAGCGCTACGCCAAGCGCCCCAAGATCCAGCGCCTGAATGCGGCATCGACCCGGCGCGACAAGGGCGCCTGGTACAAGGATGAGTGGCGCAAGAAGGTTGAGCGCATCGGCAACCTCAACTATCCGGCCGAAGCACGACACAAGCGTATCTATGGCAGTTTGCGCCTGCTGGTCTCAATCAACCGGGACGGTACGCTCTACGAGGTGCTGGTACTGGAGTCATCGGGACAACCGATTCTCGACCAGGCAGCATTGCGCATTGTCCGGCTGGCAGCGCCCTATACACCGTTTTCCGGCGACCTGAACGAATTTGACCGCCTGGAAATCATCCGCACCTGGCGCTTCGATCGTGGCGATCGACTCACCAGCCAATAG
- a CDS encoding YqgE/AlgH family protein, with the protein MKTLEPSYLKHHLLIAMPHMDDPNFAQSLIYLIDHNEQGAMGLVINQPSGLSLADILEQLRPEVTPAEHCHHLPIMAGGPVQTDRGFVLHPAGHDFQATLDLGELGLSTSQDALFAIADNNGPDKYLITLGYAGWGAGQLENELAENAWLSCPVDPAILFDMPHEQRLQAAARRLGVNLGLLTSQAGHA; encoded by the coding sequence ATGAAGACACTTGAGCCAAGCTACCTGAAACATCACTTGCTGATCGCCATGCCACACATGGACGATCCGAATTTTGCGCAGTCGCTGATTTACCTGATTGACCACAACGAGCAAGGGGCCATGGGCCTGGTGATCAATCAACCCAGCGGGCTGAGCCTGGCCGACATCCTCGAGCAACTGCGCCCGGAGGTTACGCCGGCCGAGCACTGTCACCACCTGCCCATCATGGCCGGCGGCCCGGTGCAGACCGATCGGGGCTTTGTCCTGCATCCTGCCGGGCATGACTTCCAGGCCACCCTGGATCTGGGCGAACTGGGTCTGTCCACCTCCCAGGACGCGCTCTTCGCGATTGCCGACAACAACGGACCGGACAAATACCTGATTACCCTCGGCTATGCCGGCTGGGGTGCTGGCCAGCTGGAGAACGAGCTGGCCGAAAACGCCTGGCTCAGCTGCCCCGTCGATCCCGCCATATTGTTCGACATGCCCCATGAGCAGCGCCTGCAGGCAGCCGCCAGACGCCTGGGCGTCAATCTCGGCCTGCTCACCAGCCAGGCGGGGCATGCATGA
- the ruvX gene encoding Holliday junction resolvase RuvX, translated as MSERPAARPLRLLLGFDYGSKQIGVAVGQAVTGQARELCVLKAQNGVPDWQKVAALLREWQPDALIVGLPLNMDGSPSDMSARAEKFSRQLHGRFNLPVHTHDERLTTYAAKGERMAQGQHSGNYRENPVDALAAAMLLEGWLSAHNEDTP; from the coding sequence ATGAGCGAGCGACCTGCAGCCAGACCTTTGCGCCTGCTGCTGGGCTTCGACTATGGCAGCAAGCAGATCGGCGTCGCCGTAGGCCAGGCGGTCACCGGTCAGGCTCGCGAACTGTGCGTGCTCAAGGCGCAGAATGGCGTACCCGACTGGCAAAAGGTAGCGGCGCTGCTGCGCGAGTGGCAGCCGGATGCACTGATAGTGGGCCTGCCTTTGAATATGGATGGCAGCCCGAGCGACATGAGCGCGCGCGCTGAAAAGTTTTCCCGTCAGCTGCACGGCCGCTTTAATCTGCCGGTGCATACCCATGACGAGCGGCTGACCACTTATGCTGCCAAGGGCGAACGCATGGCCCAGGGGCAGCACTCCGGCAACTATCGCGAGAATCCGGTAGACGCACTGGCCGCTGCCATGCTGCTCGAAGGCTGGCTAAGCGCACACAACGAGGACACCCCATGA
- the pyrR gene encoding bifunctional pyr operon transcriptional regulator/uracil phosphoribosyltransferase PyrR, giving the protein MTLPSPAELLPKMAGDLQHYLQARGIHNPYFIGIHSGGVWVAQALLEQLGRDDALGTLDVSFYRDDFSQNGLHPLVRPSALPFSVDEQHLVLIDDVLMSGRTIRAALNELFDYGRPASVTLVCMLDLNAHELPIRPDIVGATLSLPEGERIKLLGPTPLSFELKSLASH; this is encoded by the coding sequence ATGACACTACCTTCCCCGGCCGAACTGCTGCCGAAAATGGCCGGCGACCTGCAGCACTACCTGCAGGCCCGCGGAATCCACAACCCGTACTTCATCGGCATCCATAGCGGCGGCGTGTGGGTCGCCCAGGCCCTGCTCGAGCAACTCGGTCGCGACGATGCGCTGGGTACGCTGGACGTATCTTTCTATCGCGACGACTTCAGCCAGAACGGCCTGCACCCGCTGGTGCGGCCTTCAGCCCTGCCCTTCAGCGTGGATGAACAGCATCTGGTGCTGATCGATGACGTGCTGATGAGCGGCCGCACCATTCGCGCCGCCCTGAATGAGCTGTTCGATTACGGCCGGCCGGCGAGCGTCACCCTGGTGTGCATGCTTGACCTGAATGCCCATGAACTGCCGATACGCCCTGATATAGTAGGCGCCACCCTGTCGCTGCCCGAGGGCGAACGGATAAAATTGCTCGGCCCGACACCGCTGAGCTTCGAGCTCAAGTCCCTCGCTTCCCACTGA
- a CDS encoding aspartate carbamoyltransferase catalytic subunit, translated as MTPTASKRPLQLNDQGQLRHFLSIDGLPRELLTEILDTADSFLEVGARAVKKVPLLRGKTVCNVFFENSTRTRTTFELAAQRLSADVITLNVSTSSASKGESLLDTLRNLEAMAADMFVVRHGDSGAAHFIAEHVCPDVAIINGGDGRHAHPTQGMLDMLTIRRHKGDFSQLSVAIVGDILHSRVARSNMLALKALGCPDIRVIAPKTLLPVCVEQYGVRVFTDLAEGLRDVDVVIMLRLQKERMAGGLLPSEGEFYRLYGLTQQRLLLAKPDAIVMHPGPINRGVEIESAVADGVQSVILNQVTYGIAIRMAVMSMAMSGQNTQRQLNLEAGEQN; from the coding sequence ATGACGCCAACTGCCAGCAAGCGCCCGCTGCAACTCAACGACCAGGGCCAGCTCCGCCATTTCCTTTCCATCGACGGCCTGCCGCGCGAGCTGCTGACGGAAATTCTCGATACCGCAGACTCCTTCCTTGAAGTAGGTGCACGGGCGGTGAAGAAGGTGCCACTGCTGCGTGGCAAGACCGTGTGCAACGTGTTCTTCGAGAACTCCACGCGCACCCGCACCACCTTTGAACTGGCGGCACAGCGCCTCTCGGCCGACGTGATCACCCTCAACGTTTCCACTTCCTCGGCGAGCAAGGGCGAGAGCCTGCTGGATACCCTGCGCAACCTCGAGGCCATGGCTGCGGACATGTTCGTCGTGCGTCATGGCGACTCCGGCGCTGCCCACTTCATCGCCGAACATGTCTGCCCCGATGTTGCCATCATCAATGGTGGCGACGGCCGTCACGCCCACCCGACCCAGGGCATGCTCGACATGCTGACCATCCGCCGCCACAAGGGCGACTTCAGCCAGCTTTCGGTAGCCATAGTCGGCGACATCCTGCACTCCCGCGTGGCCCGCTCGAACATGCTGGCCCTGAAAGCCCTGGGCTGTCCGGACATCCGCGTGATCGCTCCGAAAACCCTGCTGCCGGTGTGTGTCGAACAGTACGGCGTGCGCGTTTTCACCGACCTCGCCGAAGGCCTCAGGGACGTCGACGTGGTCATCATGCTGCGCCTGCAGAAGGAACGCATGGCCGGCGGCCTGCTGCCCAGCGAGGGCGAGTTCTACCGCCTCTACGGCCTGACCCAGCAGCGCCTGCTACTGGCCAAGCCGGACGCCATCGTCATGCATCCCGGGCCGATCAACCGCGGCGTGGAAATCGAGTCGGCGGTCGCCGATGGCGTGCAATCGGTGATTCTCAATCAGGTCACCTACGGCATTGCCATCCGCATGGCGGTCATGTCGATGGCCATGAGCGGGCAAAACACCCAGCGCCAACTCAATCTGGAAGCCGGAGAGCAGAACTGA